The sequence GCCGATGCCCATCACGTCCAGGACGGCCTGGATGCCGACCAGTTGGAGGGCGATGTACGGCATCGTGGCGAGGATGCCGGTGAGCGCCACGGCCAGCGACAGGCCCTTGGAGCCGAAGCGGCCGCGCACGAAGTCGGAGGTGGTGACGTAGCCGTGCTTGTGCGAGACCGACCACAGGCGGGGGAGGAAGGTGAAGATGAGGGGGTAGACCAGGATCGTGTACGGGACGGCGAAGAAGCCGGACGCCCCCGCCGCATAGATCGCCGCCGGGACGGCCACGAAGGTGTACGCGGTGTAGAGGTCGCCGCCCAGCAGGAACCACGTCACCCAGGTGCCGAAACTGCGGCCGCCCAGCCCCCATTCGTCGAGGTTGGCGGACTGCTCGGCCTTGCGCCAGCGGGCGGCCAGGAACCCCATGACCGTCACGGCCAGGAAGAAGAAGACGAAGACGGCGAGTGCCACGCCGTCGATGCCCTTGGTGGAGGAAGCGGCAAGGGCCTCGGAGGCGCCCGTCGCGGTCGCGGTGAGAGTCACTGGGCAGCACCGCCCTTGCGGGCGCGCTGCTCACGCTGCACGAGCTTGTACGCGATCATGGTGAGCACCGTCGAGACCAGCACCCACGCCATCTGGTACCAGTAGAAGAACGGGATTCCGATGAGCTTCGGCTCGATCCTGGCGT is a genomic window of Streptomyces sp. Edi2 containing:
- a CDS encoding DUF3311 domain-containing protein, whose protein sequence is MTQSVESPDRRQVVTPTRVVAGVCLIAPFVAMLWVSSYARIEPKLIGIPFFYWYQMAWVLVSTVLTMIAYKLVQREQRARKGGAAQ